The genomic interval ACCAGATGGCAGCCAACACCGCCATCGTGACGAAGAGCTGGACCGAATACGCCGCGACCAGGATGGACGCCAACGAAAAGCGTGCCGCCGAAAAGTTCACCGCTTCGCGTGCCGCCTTCGTCAACGGTGCCCTGCAGCCGATCGTGACGGCCCTGCGCGCCGGCGACATCGCCCGTGCCACCGAACTGATGAACGGCCCCATGCACGCCCTTGCCGTCCCGATGGGCAAGGACATCGATGCGCTGGTGCAGATCCAGGTCGAGGTCGCCCGCGCCGACTACCAGCGCTCGCAGGAGATCGTGAAAATCGTGCGTCTCGTCTGCGTTACCGGCCTGGCGCTGGGCCTGGTCATCGCGGCCGTGCTCGGCTGGCGCATGGTGCGCGCCATCGTGCGTCCGCTGGAAGAGGCGGTGAAGATTGCCGGCGCCGTCGCCCAGGGCGACCTGACCCAGAAGATCGAGGTGCGCTCGAACGACGAGACCGGCCGCCTGATGGCGGCCCTGAAGGACATGAACGATTCCCTCGTCGAGATCGTGACCCGGGTGCGTGCCGGTACCGACACGATCGCCACCGCCTCGAGCGAGATCGCCGATGGCAACCTCGACCTGTCTTCGCGCACCGAGCAGCAGGCCGGTTCGCTCGAGGAAACAGCCTCGTCGATGGAAGAACTGACCTCGACCGTCAAGCAGAATGCCGACAACGCCCGCCAGGCCAACGTGCTGGCCGGCTCGGCCTCGACGGTGGCGGGCAAGGGCGGCGCCGTGGTGGCGCAGGTGGTCGAGACCATGGGTGCAATCAACTCCCCGGCCAACAAGATCGTCGAGATCATCTCCGTCATTGACGGCATTGCCTTCCAGACCAACATCCTGGCGCTCAATGCCGCTGTGGAAGCGGCGCGTGCCGGCGAGCAGGGCCGCGGTTTCGCGGTCGTGGCCGGTGAAGTGCGCAACCTGGCCCAGCGCAGCGCCGCAGCGGCCAAGGAAATCAAGCTGCTCATCGACGACTCGGTCGAGAAGGTGCACCATGGCGCGGCCCTGGTCGACCAGGCCGGCGCGACGATGAACGAGATCGTGCACAGTGTCGGCCGCGTGACCGACATCATGGCCGAGATCAGCGCGGCCAGCCAGGAACAGAACGCCGGCATCGAACAGGTGAACTCGGCCATCGCGCAGATGGACCAGGCCACCCAGCAGAACGCCGCCCTGGTCGAAGAGGCATCGGCAGCGGCCCAGTCGCTGCAGCAGGAAGCGACGATCCTGGCGCGCACGGTCGGCGCCTTCCGCATCGAAGGCTCGGCGCCGCTTTCGGCGCCGGCCCGGCAGACGCTCGCCGCCCCGGTGGCCAGGACGGCTGCGCCTGTCCGCCTGGGCAAGCCCGCGTCGGCCAAGGCCGTCAGCAAGCTTGCCCGCGCCGCGTCCGCGCCGAAAGCTACCGCGACTGCGGGCGACGGCTGGGAAGAGTTCTGACGGCAACGTAGGTCAGCGCGCCGCGCCTGCGAGGGTAGCGGCCCGAACGGAAGGGAGGAAGGGGGCGACGGTGTCGCCCCTTTTTCTTTTTCCTTTACGCAAACACTGCCTTGAGAAAAGTCGATCTTCGGTTCTGCTGCGTTTGCGCAGACGCGTGCCGTACTGTCGCGCTTACGCTGGGAGCTCGACCGATCATTCCGAGGAGATGTCATGCGTCCTGTTGCATTCCTGCGCCTTGCCGGCGCTGCCTTGCTGGCCATGCCCCTGCTGGCGGCCGCCGTACCGCGCTATACCGTCACCGTGCTGGCCGGCGCCGGCAGTCTCGCATGGGACATCAATGCCGCCGGCCAGGTGGTCGGCGAAGAGGGCGGTAATGCCTGGCTGTACGCGGATGGGCTGTTCACGACCCTGGGTAGCGGCGCCGGGCGCGGCATCAACGACAGCGGCCAGATTGCCGGCGAATCGGGCGGCAACGGTTTTCTCTACAGCGGCGGTGCCATGACCTGGATCACCGGCTGGGGTGTCACCACGGTACGTGGCATCAACAACGACGGCACCGTCGTCGGCATGGCCGAATACGAAGACGAGGAAGAGGGTTTCGTGCGCCATGCCTACAGCTACCGCGATGGCGTTTCCACCGACCTCGGCACCCTGTACGGCATCCGCAGCCAGGCCAATGCCGTCAATAACCTCGGCCACATTGCCGGCGGCACCGATATCGGCGGAGCGCCCAACTGGCCTTTGACGCCCTTCCTCTACCGCGACGGCGGCATGAGCGACCTCGGGCCTTTCAACGGACCGTGGAGCGAAGCCATGGCGGTCAACGACCTCGACCAGGTGGTCGGCTATGCCGGCTACGCACCCCGCGGCGGCGAGCTCTATCCGCGCGGCGCCTTCCTCTGGGATGCCGGTACCACCTACGATCTCGGCGCATTGACCGGCAGCGACTACAGCTATGCCAACGGCATCAACAACCTGAGCCAGGTCGTGGGCTGGTATGGCGACGGCCTCGCAACGCGCGCCTTCCTCTACGAGAACGGTAGCCTGCTCGACCTGAACACCCTGATCGATCCCGCGTCAAGCTGGGTAGTGTCGGACGCCACCGCCATCAACGACCTTGGCCAGATCGTCGGCACCGCCTGCCGCGCTGGCGCCTGCCACGCCGTGCGCCTGGACCTTGTCGCGGCCGTTCCGGAACCGGCAGCGTGGAGTCTGTTGCTGGGCGGGGGCGTCATGCTGGGCTGGCGTCGGCGGGTGCGCGGAAGGCGTGCCTGATCCGCGCCGACGGCTGCCCGGGGTCCTACCGGCCTAACCAGCTGCTTTCGCCGAGCCGTTCGTCAGGCAAGCCAACATACCGAATGTGGATGCGTTCGGCGGGCCCGTCCGGCAAATACTCGACCGTCAACTTGCCGTCGCGCGAAGCAAGCGTCCGGTCCGTCACCGGCAGCAACTTGTGCCGCCGATACCGGTTCAGGTCGAGATAGAGCTCGTCGTCAACCAGCCGCATGCGGATCTTGCGTCCGTTGTCGAGCAGGTACTCTCCGGCGATGTCGAATTTCAGCTCGCTGGCATCGCCACGGCTGATCGAGGGAGAAGCAAGAACGGTGGTGGAAACGAAGGCGAGGCAAAGCAGTGCACGCATGGCTGTCCTCCATCGAAAGGTTCACATCGGGTGCTTACGAGGGTTGGACAGGGGAGGGGTCAACAATACTTCGCGTATGCATCGAATTTCTCTGCACACATGCCAGGTCACGCGGATCAAGGACGGCGTTCGTAGGAAACGCGAGGCGCAACCGCAAGGAAGGGAGCGAAAACAAAAACGCCAACCCGAAGGTTGGCGTTTTCGTTGAAACTTGGTAGGCCGTGCGGGATTCGAACCTGCGACCAACGGATTAAAAGTCCGCTGCTCTACCAGCTGAGCTAACGACCCGAAAGAAGCAA from Massilia sp. Se16.2.3 carries:
- a CDS encoding methyl-accepting chemotaxis protein, whose protein sequence is MFKTLTIKTRLIFVIGFLAIELIAGFAIGILNLEKANGALESMYTDRLKALAQLGDVERAMLRNQVLIGKATQPGAAVGEIVDQMAANTAIVTKSWTEYAATRMDANEKRAAEKFTASRAAFVNGALQPIVTALRAGDIARATELMNGPMHALAVPMGKDIDALVQIQVEVARADYQRSQEIVKIVRLVCVTGLALGLVIAAVLGWRMVRAIVRPLEEAVKIAGAVAQGDLTQKIEVRSNDETGRLMAALKDMNDSLVEIVTRVRAGTDTIATASSEIADGNLDLSSRTEQQAGSLEETASSMEELTSTVKQNADNARQANVLAGSASTVAGKGGAVVAQVVETMGAINSPANKIVEIISVIDGIAFQTNILALNAAVEAARAGEQGRGFAVVAGEVRNLAQRSAAAAKEIKLLIDDSVEKVHHGAALVDQAGATMNEIVHSVGRVTDIMAEISAASQEQNAGIEQVNSAIAQMDQATQQNAALVEEASAAAQSLQQEATILARTVGAFRIEGSAPLSAPARQTLAAPVARTAAPVRLGKPASAKAVSKLARAASAPKATATAGDGWEEF
- a CDS encoding PEP-CTERM sorting domain-containing protein (PEP-CTERM proteins occur, often in large numbers, in the proteomes of bacteria that also encode an exosortase, a predicted intramembrane cysteine proteinase. The presence of a PEP-CTERM domain at a protein's C-terminus predicts cleavage within the sorting domain, followed by covalent anchoring to some some component of the (usually Gram-negative) cell surface. Many PEP-CTERM proteins exhibit an unusual sequence composition that includes large numbers of potential glycosylation sites. Expression of one such protein has been shown restore the ability of a bacterium to form floc, a type of biofilm.) yields the protein MRPVAFLRLAGAALLAMPLLAAAVPRYTVTVLAGAGSLAWDINAAGQVVGEEGGNAWLYADGLFTTLGSGAGRGINDSGQIAGESGGNGFLYSGGAMTWITGWGVTTVRGINNDGTVVGMAEYEDEEEGFVRHAYSYRDGVSTDLGTLYGIRSQANAVNNLGHIAGGTDIGGAPNWPLTPFLYRDGGMSDLGPFNGPWSEAMAVNDLDQVVGYAGYAPRGGELYPRGAFLWDAGTTYDLGALTGSDYSYANGINNLSQVVGWYGDGLATRAFLYENGSLLDLNTLIDPASSWVVSDATAINDLGQIVGTACRAGACHAVRLDLVAAVPEPAAWSLLLGGGVMLGWRRRVRGRRA